The following is a genomic window from Alkaliphilus sp. B6464.
ACTATCCAGGGCTTTCTTTAAAGCCTTTTGATTTTCTATGCTAACTTCTTTATTGCTATTAAGTAATGTACCGTCCATATCTAGTACTATAAGCTTATATTTCATTGTAATCCTCCTTCAATAATGTAAAAAATAAAATTTTCTGGAACTTTTTACATATATTATATTGACAAATAATTAACACTATCCTATAATGAAGATATAATTGTATATAATAATTATTATTATTTTAAGGTGGTGCATATTGTGGATATTTTAATAAAAGAGCTTAAATCTAATAGTTGTAAAATTACGCCTCAACGTATGGCAGTATATCAAACTGTTAAGGAATCTATAGATCATCCTAATGCTGAAGCTGTATTTAAAAAGTTATCTCCTACTTACCCTACTATGAGCTTAGCAACCGTATATAAATCTTTAGAGCTATTTTCTAAGCTAGGATTAATACAGGTAATAAACATTGGAGAAAATAGTTTTCGATATGATGGAAAAACCGAAGAACATCAACATATCATTTGTAGCAATTGTTCAAAGATTGAGGATTTAAATAATGATGTTTTTGAAGATTTAACTATTAAGGTGCAAAATATTTCAAAGTATCAAATTCAAAAACAACAATTATGTTTTTATGGAATCTGCTCTGATTGTATACAAAAGGCTAGTTCTTAATTTTGCTATTCTCTAAAACCTTAAAGTCGATAAAGGAATAACCTGCAAGGAATTGGTATATTCATTTCTATCTACAATCATGTCTATACTATACGCTTTTTGTAAGTTTTCTTTTGTTATTACTTGATCTGGACTTCCCATTATAATTTTTGTACCTTTATGAAGAAGTAGTATTTCTTTACTATAGCGGGCAGCTAAATTTATATCATGAAGTGCCATAATAATAGTTACCCCTTTTTCTTCATTTAATACTTTTAATAGATCTAATATTTCTATTTGATGATGCATATCTAATGCTGCAGTAGGTTCGTCTAACAAGAGAATCTGTGGCTCTTGAGCTAATGCTCTTGCAATAACTACCCTTTGACTTTCCCCGCCACTTAACTGATTTATGCTTCTATCTCTCAAATGCCACGTATTCGTTCTTTCCATTGCTTCCTTTACTACAGCAATATCTTTAAAAGTTTCCTGTTGGAATCTCCCTACATAAGGATTTCTACCCATTAAAACAATTTCATGAACAGTAAAATCATATTCAATATTTGTATTCTGTGGAACTACAGCTATTTCACGAGCTAATTCCTTTAACGGATAACTTTTTAATTCTCTATTATCTAGTAGAACAGTTCCAACTTTAGGCATTAAAGTTGATGCTAAATTTTTTAATAATGTTGATTTTCCTGAACCATTAGGTCCTATCATTGTTATAATACTGCCTTTTGTAATCTTTAAATTAATATCATTTAAGATTACCCTTTCATCGTAAAGAAATACTAAGTCCTTTGTTTCAATACATTTTCCCATACAATAACCACCTATATTGTTCGTTTTGTTTTCCTAAGCAAGTAAATAAAAAAAGGCCCTCCTGCTAAAGCAGTAATAATACCAACAGGCACTTCAGTAGGTGCAATAATCGTTCTTGATAAAGTATCTGCAACAATTAAAAATATTCCTCCTACTAGTCCACTAGCAGGTATAAGTATACGATGGTCTGGACCCATAAGTAAACGAACCATATGAGGCACAATAAGACCTACAAAACCGATTATTCCGCTAACAGAAACTAAAAAAGCTGTTATTAATACACTGGTAATTAAAATTACTTTTTTAACCTTTTCTGTTTCAACTCCCATGTTCTGTGCACTATCTTCACCTAATAACATAATATTTAAGTCCTTTGAAAAAATATATATTATGATACTACCCAATAAAACTGGTATTATAGCTATTTGTACATGACTCCATCCTCTTCCTGAAAAACTTCCCATTGTCCAAAAAATAATTGTACTTACATCTCTTGTTGAAATTGTCATTATAAAGGACATTATAGCAGTAAAAAACTGCCCTGTAGCAATTCCTGCTAATAATAATGTAGTTACTGGTACTTTTCCCTTTATTCTAGCCATATTATATACAATTAATGTAGCTAACAAAGCGCCTGCAAACGCAAATATAGATACAATTCCTATACCAAAAAACATTTTATTTAACTTTAGCAAAATAGCTATAGAAGCCCCTAAAGCTGCTCCTGAAGAAGTACCTACTATAAAAGGATCAGCCATAGGATTCTTTAACATTCCTTGAAAAGCTACGCCTACAATTGATAATCCATATCCAACTAGAAAAGAAAGTAATACTCTTGGTAGTCGAATGTTTTGTATAATTGCAATATGAGATTTTTGTATATTTGAAACATCAATATAATCTCCTACTATGGGAATGGTTTTTAAAATGATTTTTATGCTATCAATAATAGTTACATTAGCCACTCCAATAACTAAGGATATAGATATTGTTATCATCAATGTCATTAGTAGTAGTGGAAATATTTTTAGATAATTGTGCTTTTCCATAGACAGTCTGCCTCCATATATATTCCCATTAAAATAGCTAGAATATATTATTAAAATACTTCTGGATGTATAGCCTTTGCAAATAACTCTAAGGCCTCAATTGTTCTAACACCTGGTCTTGATACTATATTAGGATCTAATAACTCTATTTTATCATTTTTAACGGCAGTAATAACATCATAACCTGGTCTAGATTTTATTATATTTTTTAATTCTTTCATTTGCTCAGGATTTAAAGTGAAGTTTTCAGCAGTATGAGCTGGTGCTATATAAATCTCAGGATCTTTTTCCACCATAGCTTCAACACTATATTGAGGATAAGCTCCATCCCCATCAGCTGCAATATTTTCTCCACCAGCTAAAGTAATTAACTCATTTATGAATGACCCTTCACCAGCTGTCATTAAAGGCTCGTCCCAAACTTGATAAAACACTCTTGCTTTCTTCTCATTCTTAGCTTTATCAACAATATTATCTCTTTTTTCCTGCATTTCATTTACTATTTGTTCCGATTCTTCTTCTACACCCATTACTTCACCTAATTGTAATATGGTATTAAAAATTTCATCGATTGTTTCAGGCGAATATAACATTACCGCTATTCCACTTGCCTTTATTTGTTCTATAGACTCAGGAAGGGCTTCGTTATATAGGAATACTACATCTGGATTTAACTCTAATATTTTCTCTACATTTATTGCAAAGGCATTACCTACCTTTTCTTTCTCTAGGGCTTCTATAGGATAATCACAAAAATCCGATACTCCTACAATTTTATCCTCTAATCCTAAAGCAAATAGAATTTCTGTTTGACTAGGCGCAATCGAAACGACTCTTTCTGGTTGCTTCTCTATTGTTACAGAATTTCCAAATCCATCTACAATATCCATAGGATAGGCTGTATTCCCTATATTGTTACCTACATCCCCCTGTAAATTCTCCTTTTGTTCTTTGACACAACCAAATAGCAAGGTTGTTAATAGCATTAATACTACTAAAAATATAGTTGCTTTTGATTTTCTCATAAAAACATCCTCCTCCTATAGTTTCTTACTTCCATTTTAAATATAAAAAATCCCTCACCAAATGGTAAAGGATTTTAAACACACTAACCGTTCACCTATCCCTCCGAAGGCTGCATATGCTAAAACTTGGTAGGTCTCCTGACTCGTGAATCACTTTACTTCAGCACCTTCCCGGTCAAGACCAGTGGTATATTGCTGTTTCATCATCACTTACAGTAGCGGGGGCTGTAATGGATTTTCACCATTTTCCCTTTTAAGCTCAATTGAGCACCGTCAATATTTAGATCGCCTTAATGATATCAAAAAAGAGGAATATTTTCAATTCTTTTTTATGCTATACTTCTTTTGTTAATCTCATACCTTAAAGGAAAAATACATTCTACCCGTTTCTTCTTTTCGTACATCTGTCTCTGTTAATTCTTCTTCTATCATAGATCCTATTACAAAAATATTATGATCTTCTTTATATTTGCCAGATGTTTCTAAAATATATTCACCACTAGGTACGTGTTTTAACATGATCCACAAATAATCTTTTCCAAACTCTTGGCAAATATGCTCATACTCTGTAATAAATTTTCCATCTATAAATTTACCGATTATATCTCTTCCCTTTTTCAGTTCTATATTAATATATTTTTTTAATATTATCCCTAATGGATATACTTTAGGCTCTACAGAACCTTTGTTAAATAATGAACGATCTAAATTATATATGTCTGCAAGATATTCCATAGAGCTTAATAAAATTTCACTATGGCTTCCTTCCATTATAAATGTTTCTGCATTATCTATAGTTGCACTATTAACGGTTACTGTCCCATCTCCTTCTTTTGTTTTCAATGATCCTATAACATATGCTTTTTTATATTTAAATAATAATTCTGTATCTAGTAATAGGACTTTGTCTGTTTCCTTGTTAGTCCCAACAAAACAATATAGATTTTTAACTCGATTATTTAATGTATCTATATTTTTATTTAGCTCATTTAATAAATAATTATTATAAAGTGTATATTTTCTCGGAATATAGTGGTAATCATTATCAATTTTACAGCATAATATTTTTCCATAATCATCTGTAGGTATTAAATCTCTTAATCCTGGAAAATTCTCATGTAATTTTTCAATGTTCTCTGTCCCCAAAGGTATATCTAGTATCTTAGTAAGTAGCCAAATGTATCCTCTGCGTATAATGTCAAATAGTTCTTTTTCGGTATCTGTTTTCTTCATTAGTTTTCCAGTTCCCCACAAATGATAGGCTTCAATGTTTCCCTTATTAGGAGTTCCAAAACATATTAAACTTCTAACATTATAGGAGTATTCTATACTTTGAATATAAGTACGAGCTACCACTCCACCCATACTATGACATAATAAATCAACTTTTTGATTAGGATGCTTTTCTTTTACCCGTAATATTAAAGGTTGTAAAAACTCCTTTACTATTTCCCTACAGCTTTTTCGCCAATCATAATAACAAACAAATAAATTCTCATTTAATTTATATCCTAATTTCTCTAATTCTTTTAGAAATGGTTTATAGAACCAACCTGCCACACCAAAACCCCACTCAATTTGACATCCTAACATCTCTCCGCCAATAGATCCCATTAAACCAGGAATAAAAATAATTGGATTTAGTTTAGTAACTTCCATTGTCTTCCCCCTTCTCTTTTCATTATCTCAATTATATTTATCCGATAGATACTAATTCTATGACCCTAAATTGCAAAAAATAAAAGTGGTATTATTCTACCACCTTTTCACCTTCAACTTTTATTCCTTCAATATTCAGCAATTTTTCTTTAATATGCAGTCCACCACCGTAACCTACTAACTTTTTATTAGTCCCTATTACTCTATGACATGGAATAATAATAGGAATTCTATTTTTATTATTCGCCCCTCCAACAGCTCTTACGGCCTTAGGATTATCAATACTATAGGCCAAATCTTTATATGTTATAGTTTGACCATAGGGTATATCTAATAATGCATTCCATACTTTTCTTTGAAAATCGGTCCCCACCATATAAAGTGGAATCGTAAATTCTGTTCTCTTACCCTCAAAATATTCGTATAACTGATTTATGTATATTGCATTTTCCTCTTTATCATACAAAAGTTGATGCATAGGAAAATCTTTTTTTATACTTCTAATAAAATCCTCTTCACTTTGATCAATGCCAATTGATACAAGTCCTTCATTCAAAGATGCGACATAAAGAACTATATTATTGACTACTATTTTACTATAATAAATAATAGCTTTAGTTAGCTTCATCTTTTTCATGACCATATTGCTCCCTTGCTAATCTCCATTGTTCTCTAGCTTTCAATTGAATATGTCGTTTTGTTTTAATATCGGGGTGATCTAGTGCTACACTATACCATTTAATAGCTTCTCTTTGTCTTCCAAGCCTTCTATTTAATTCACCATTTAAATATGCCAAAGTTACTTCATCCAGACCTGCTGCATCTAATCTTTCTGTTTGATAGGCATTTTGGAAGAAATTTAGTGCATAATTTAAAAATTCTTCTTCTTTTGGACTTTTAGCTTCTCTATATAGCCATGCCAACCTCAAACATATTCCACCAGTGTATGCCTTCGACTTTTTTAATATTTGAGCAACTAACAATGCCATTTTATAACTTTCTTCCGCTTCGTGAAAGGTACGCACTCCGCTGAAACTCCGCTCATTCCATTTAACTCCTATCGATTGCTGTAATATTGTAGCCTGATTTTTATTAATATTTTCAAATTCTTTTTCTGTAGAACTATATCCACATTTAGGACATACCCAAATATAATAATAATTTGGATTTATATTTTTATAAATAACATTAAAATCATCTTCTCGATTTTCTATCCTAAGTGACCGAGTCCTCACCTTTTTTGTAGTAAATTGGTTTTTACATATCGGACAAGTACAATCTTTATCGTATAGTAAGTTCTCTACTTCCATCTTGAAACTACCTCCCTCTAAAGTTAATTATATTATAGCAAATTTGATTATAATTAACTATGGGACAATCACATAGTTTTTGAGATAAATAAAATATTATTGTTTTATTCCTTCTATAACAATACCAGCTCTAGGTGGATAGTAATCTTTAGAAATCACTTCTTTTTTTAACTCATTACCATCTTGCAAATACACTTTATATGTAACTACACGATAACCTTTTTTGCCAGCTTTATTAATTCTTCTTTCTCCAACATCCATATTAGGATCCTTTTTTACTTCCATTTCGGGTTTGACTACTTCAATGATTTCGGATTCTAAATCTATAGACATATTATTAGTTTTCTTGCTATATAGTTTTACATGTACTTGCTCTTCCTTAATATAACTTTCAATGTAAATAGGATAATCCTTATTGTTTCTAAACTTAAAGTCTATGTAGCCATAGGCAACAGTTGCATCTTGCCCAATGGGAACATACCCTACAGGCCGACCATGATTTCTTCTTGATGTTACTTCTACATCTGACCTAAGAGTCGCTTGATATAATGTTGTAGATACTTGACAAATGCCACCACCAATTCCTGGCACCAACTCACCGTTAACTATAACTGGTGCTTCCTTGTAGCCTTCTTCTGCACTTCTTGGTCCTGTACTCTCGTTAAATGAAAATTCATCTCCTGGCATTAATAACATATTATTAATACTATTCACCGCAAGTTTGATATTTTCTGATCTACCCTTTTCTTGACTATTAAAAGTAGTCACATATTCACCGATTAAATCTTGAATAGTGCTTAAATCTTCTTCTATAATTTCTGGGGTAGTATTTTTAACCGGTATATGGATTGTATCATTGTTAAAATTCCCTATGGCACCCACTATACTCTCCCTTAAAGCATTCTCATCTACTTCTACTCCTAAAACTTCTTTTTTAATTATGAAGGTACCATTTTTTCGGTTAATTTCAGCATCTATAGATGGTTTATTAACCGTTTGACTAATATTCTTTATTACATTCTCGATTTCAGATGGGTTATAATATGGTTCTAATCTAATTATTTCAGGATTTTTTCTCAGATTATTAATCTTTTTTATTCTTTCATAATAATTACCAGACCTACCTACGCCATAAGCCTTATCGATATAATCATCAAATAAATAATATAAGCCTAAATCCTCATAGGGTAGTTGCCAACTACTATCTTTATAAACTAATTCTTTACGAAAAGAATCTATCTCCTTTTCAAAAATTCTTTTAACCTTAACTTTTGCTTCTTCAGGGGTAAGTCCTCCAACATCGACGCTCTCAATAAATATATTTGGAAAGATTCTTGACCCATTAAAAATCCAATTACCTATTGTGACTAAAATAATAATACATAAAATTATTGTACCAACTATCCATAAGTTTTTTTTAGAAATCTTATTAACTGATACAGACGAACCCATAAAATAATCACCCCTAGATAGATCAGTGTATTTAATATATATTATTTTATTTTTTTAAAAATATTCACCGACTATCTACTAGTTGTCCCAATAGACCCTTATTTCATCGCCAGTTTCTATAAAATCTGTATAGTTTGCATCATGTCCATTCAGAAGTAAAACTAGTTTTCCCTGTACAGCACTGCGATCAAAATCAATATAATCAAAAATATCTACAAAAATAACTCCACCATTTTTTTTAGGAATTTCTACTAAACTATCATTGCATTTAACTAAGATTGATTCCTTTGTTAGTCGTAACTGTTCTTTAGAATTATCTTCTACTTCCTGTAAATTATTTACAAACACTTTTTTTTCAACGCTAACATAGTCATTATGTCTAATTTTTTCGTCTAATGGTGCTATTTTGTCATTAATTTTAATAATATACTCATCATAAGAAACATCCATATAACTACAAAGGTTTTCAATGCTTTCTATTCTACAGTATTGGATATGATCATCTTCTTTAATGATTATATCGCCTTCTGCTTTTTCATTATTTATTGTACAATTATATACCTGTAAAGTAGATTCACCATTAATAAAAATTTCATCTTCTAATGGTACTATGTCTTTTAAAAGATATGTTGCAGGTTGTCCCTCTTCAGCAGGATGAACCTTAATTATATCTCCATCTTTTATGCTTGATTCAATATTAGACGCCTTTCCATTAATCAATATTTCAGCAACTTCTCCATATTCTCCATACAATGTTCTGTTATTATCATTTAATATAATATTTATAGACTTACCTCTCTTTGGTATCAATTTCCGCGGATTAAATCCAGCTAAAACAAGTGCATCCTTCACTTTCAGCTTTTTAGTTTGAAAAAGTTTGAATCTCTGTCCATTTATGTATATTTCAATAAAATCTAACTCTTGATTATTTACAGCCTTAGCCAAAATTCCTATAGGGGTAATATATTCTGGCCCTGAAATAGGTTCCTTTATTAAAACAGTATTTTTTATTGTTTCTATTCCTCTGACTACTACTCTTTCCTCAGGAAGATTAAGTTCTTTTGCAATAAATGTATTTAAATAAGGTATTTGACTTCCACCACCTATTAAAAAAACAGCGCTAGGTGATTTTCCATTTTGCTCAATAATATTAGAAGCTATTAGCTTTGCCACCTTTTTTATTGCAGACTCAATCTTCTTTAAGATTTCTTCACTTTCTATCTCATATTGTATTCCTACAATATCTGAAAATTTTTGAATTTTTTCTTTACATAAGTTAATTTTTAAGTTTTCCGCTGTATCAAAGTCTAGTAAGTAGCATCTAGATATTTCCTCGGTAATATCATCTCCGGCACTAGCTGTCATTCCATAAGCCACTACCGTCCCTTCCTTTGTAATAGCAACGTCTGATGTACCTGCACCTATATCCACTAAAGCCAAGTTTAATAATCTTGCATTTTCAGGAATAGCTACTTCAATTGCTGCAATAGGCTCTAATGTCATATAACTAACTTCTAAATTTAATTTAGAAGTTACAACATACAAACTATCGACAACAATCTGAGGTAAAAAAGTTGCTAAAATATCTAACTTAATTTTATTCCCCTTATGTCCTAAAGGATTTGTAATTATACCATCATTAATATAGTAGTGTACTACAGTATGACCTACACAAAAATACTTTGTATATTCCTCCCCTTGCTTTTCTAGCTCATATTGAGCTTTTTGCAATCCCTCTACTTCCAAACTATTAATTAAGTCTTTATCAATATCTTTTGTAGAATCAATTTCTCTATCAATTGTTACTTTATTTGTTTTAAGCGAGCGTCCAGCAACTGCAATAGATACCTGATCCAGAGAACATTGTGCCTTTTCCTCTAAATTAGTTTTAACCTTTCTAACAATTTCTGTTACTCCATCAATGTCATGTATCTGACCATTATACATAACTCTTTTTTGATGAAATTCGACAGCAATATACTCTATATTTATTTTATCATTTTCTTTTTTACCTAATATACCCACTACACTTCTAGTACCAATGTCTAGAGCAAAAACAAACCCACTATTGCTTAATTCTTCGTATGTCATATACTACATCCTTTCTAATACAAACAATTATATATACACAATTCTTCATAAAGTTAACTTTTCCT
Proteins encoded in this region:
- a CDS encoding Fur family transcriptional regulator; translated protein: MDILIKELKSNSCKITPQRMAVYQTVKESIDHPNAEAVFKKLSPTYPTMSLATVYKSLELFSKLGLIQVINIGENSFRYDGKTEEHQHIICSNCSKIEDLNNDVFEDLTIKVQNISKYQIQKQQLCFYGICSDCIQKASS
- a CDS encoding heme ABC transporter ATP-binding protein encodes the protein MGKCIETKDLVFLYDERVILNDINLKITKGSIITMIGPNGSGKSTLLKNLASTLMPKVGTVLLDNRELKSYPLKELAREIAVVPQNTNIEYDFTVHEIVLMGRNPYVGRFQQETFKDIAVVKEAMERTNTWHLRDRSINQLSGGESQRVVIARALAQEPQILLLDEPTAALDMHHQIEILDLLKVLNEEKGVTIIMALHDINLAARYSKEILLLHKGTKIIMGSPDQVITKENLQKAYSIDMIVDRNEYTNSLQVIPLSTLRF
- a CDS encoding FecCD family ABC transporter permease — translated: MEKHNYLKIFPLLLMTLMITISISLVIGVANVTIIDSIKIILKTIPIVGDYIDVSNIQKSHIAIIQNIRLPRVLLSFLVGYGLSIVGVAFQGMLKNPMADPFIVGTSSGAALGASIAILLKLNKMFFGIGIVSIFAFAGALLATLIVYNMARIKGKVPVTTLLLAGIATGQFFTAIMSFIMTISTRDVSTIIFWTMGSFSGRGWSHVQIAIIPVLLGSIIIYIFSKDLNIMLLGEDSAQNMGVETEKVKKVILITSVLITAFLVSVSGIIGFVGLIVPHMVRLLMGPDHRILIPASGLVGGIFLIVADTLSRTIIAPTEVPVGIITALAGGPFFIYLLRKTKRTI
- a CDS encoding ABC transporter substrate-binding protein encodes the protein MRKSKATIFLVVLMLLTTLLFGCVKEQKENLQGDVGNNIGNTAYPMDIVDGFGNSVTIEKQPERVVSIAPSQTEILFALGLEDKIVGVSDFCDYPIEALEKEKVGNAFAINVEKILELNPDVVFLYNEALPESIEQIKASGIAVMLYSPETIDEIFNTILQLGEVMGVEEESEQIVNEMQEKRDNIVDKAKNEKKARVFYQVWDEPLMTAGEGSFINELITLAGGENIAADGDGAYPQYSVEAMVEKDPEIYIAPAHTAENFTLNPEQMKELKNIIKSRPGYDVITAVKNDKIELLDPNIVSRPGVRTIEALELFAKAIHPEVF
- a CDS encoding lipase family alpha/beta hydrolase, producing the protein MEVTKLNPIIFIPGLMGSIGGEMLGCQIEWGFGVAGWFYKPFLKELEKLGYKLNENLFVCYYDWRKSCREIVKEFLQPLILRVKEKHPNQKVDLLCHSMGGVVARTYIQSIEYSYNVRSLICFGTPNKGNIEAYHLWGTGKLMKKTDTEKELFDIIRRGYIWLLTKILDIPLGTENIEKLHENFPGLRDLIPTDDYGKILCCKIDNDYHYIPRKYTLYNNYLLNELNKNIDTLNNRVKNLYCFVGTNKETDKVLLLDTELLFKYKKAYVIGSLKTKEGDGTVTVNSATIDNAETFIMEGSHSEILLSSMEYLADIYNLDRSLFNKGSVEPKVYPLGIILKKYINIELKKGRDIIGKFIDGKFITEYEHICQEFGKDYLWIMLKHVPSGEYILETSGKYKEDHNIFVIGSMIEEELTETDVRKEETGRMYFSFKV
- a CDS encoding methylated-DNA--[protein]-cysteine S-methyltransferase; the protein is MKKMKLTKAIIYYSKIVVNNIVLYVASLNEGLVSIGIDQSEEDFIRSIKKDFPMHQLLYDKEENAIYINQLYEYFEGKRTEFTIPLYMVGTDFQRKVWNALLDIPYGQTITYKDLAYSIDNPKAVRAVGGANNKNRIPIIIPCHRVIGTNKKLVGYGGGLHIKEKLLNIEGIKVEGEKVVE
- a CDS encoding DUF2225 domain-containing protein, whose amino-acid sequence is MEVENLLYDKDCTCPICKNQFTTKKVRTRSLRIENREDDFNVIYKNINPNYYYIWVCPKCGYSSTEKEFENINKNQATILQQSIGVKWNERSFSGVRTFHEAEESYKMALLVAQILKKSKAYTGGICLRLAWLYREAKSPKEEEFLNYALNFFQNAYQTERLDAAGLDEVTLAYLNGELNRRLGRQREAIKWYSVALDHPDIKTKRHIQLKAREQWRLAREQYGHEKDEAN
- a CDS encoding VanW family protein, producing the protein MGSSVSVNKISKKNLWIVGTIILCIIILVTIGNWIFNGSRIFPNIFIESVDVGGLTPEEAKVKVKRIFEKEIDSFRKELVYKDSSWQLPYEDLGLYYLFDDYIDKAYGVGRSGNYYERIKKINNLRKNPEIIRLEPYYNPSEIENVIKNISQTVNKPSIDAEINRKNGTFIIKKEVLGVEVDENALRESIVGAIGNFNNDTIHIPVKNTTPEIIEEDLSTIQDLIGEYVTTFNSQEKGRSENIKLAVNSINNMLLMPGDEFSFNESTGPRSAEEGYKEAPVIVNGELVPGIGGGICQVSTTLYQATLRSDVEVTSRRNHGRPVGYVPIGQDATVAYGYIDFKFRNNKDYPIYIESYIKEEQVHVKLYSKKTNNMSIDLESEIIEVVKPEMEVKKDPNMDVGERRINKAGKKGYRVVTYKVYLQDGNELKKEVISKDYYPPRAGIVIEGIKQ
- a CDS encoding cell division protein FtsA yields the protein MTYEELSNSGFVFALDIGTRSVVGILGKKENDKINIEYIAVEFHQKRVMYNGQIHDIDGVTEIVRKVKTNLEEKAQCSLDQVSIAVAGRSLKTNKVTIDREIDSTKDIDKDLINSLEVEGLQKAQYELEKQGEEYTKYFCVGHTVVHYYINDGIITNPLGHKGNKIKLDILATFLPQIVVDSLYVVTSKLNLEVSYMTLEPIAAIEVAIPENARLLNLALVDIGAGTSDVAITKEGTVVAYGMTASAGDDITEEISRCYLLDFDTAENLKINLCKEKIQKFSDIVGIQYEIESEEILKKIESAIKKVAKLIASNIIEQNGKSPSAVFLIGGGSQIPYLNTFIAKELNLPEERVVVRGIETIKNTVLIKEPISGPEYITPIGILAKAVNNQELDFIEIYINGQRFKLFQTKKLKVKDALVLAGFNPRKLIPKRGKSINIILNDNNRTLYGEYGEVAEILINGKASNIESSIKDGDIIKVHPAEEGQPATYLLKDIVPLEDEIFINGESTLQVYNCTINNEKAEGDIIIKEDDHIQYCRIESIENLCSYMDVSYDEYIIKINDKIAPLDEKIRHNDYVSVEKKVFVNNLQEVEDNSKEQLRLTKESILVKCNDSLVEIPKKNGGVIFVDIFDYIDFDRSAVQGKLVLLLNGHDANYTDFIETGDEIRVYWDN